A single genomic interval of Cryomorphaceae bacterium harbors:
- a CDS encoding ATP-binding protein, with protein MFVIKGTAMKNAPNNPFLLLGYHSRKYFCNRNDEINWLEDNLQNGRNSVLYSLRRLGKTAVIQCVLKELERSGKAEVIFVDLLATQTAEDAILQIARAVVQRYGKATSGAGPAFMKMLGKVGFDISIDPMTGLPSLSMGLRQGPSPAHSLESLGTFLKARKKPVVIAMDEFQQVCTFKKENAEAIFRTWAQQFPEIRFIFSGSHRQMMMSMFAEKNRPFYRSAQLKELQPIALDEYRPFISKHFKAAKKNIDRDVVDEIYRWSRGQTYCVQLLCNRLYGSFAHADLQALNRVKQEVLQQENNVFINYFNLFTTTQWNVLRAIAKEEPLVNPLSKEVLMRHQLGAASTVASALKQLQHKEFVVQLGDEYLVHDVVFARWLRHRD; from the coding sequence ATGTTCGTAATAAAGGGTACCGCCATGAAAAATGCACCGAACAACCCATTTTTACTACTTGGTTATCACAGCCGCAAGTACTTCTGCAATCGCAACGATGAAATCAACTGGCTGGAAGACAACCTGCAAAACGGTCGGAACAGCGTACTCTACTCACTGCGAAGACTGGGTAAAACGGCTGTTATTCAATGTGTGCTTAAAGAGCTGGAGCGCAGCGGCAAAGCCGAGGTGATCTTTGTGGATTTGCTGGCCACGCAAACTGCCGAAGACGCCATTTTGCAAATTGCTCGTGCAGTGGTGCAGCGATACGGCAAGGCTACTTCAGGAGCGGGCCCGGCGTTTATGAAGATGTTGGGAAAGGTGGGTTTCGACATCAGTATTGACCCCATGACCGGCCTGCCATCTCTCTCCATGGGATTGCGACAAGGGCCCTCACCGGCGCATTCGCTCGAATCGCTGGGAACATTTCTCAAAGCTCGAAAAAAACCTGTAGTGATTGCCATGGATGAATTTCAGCAGGTTTGCACCTTTAAAAAGGAAAACGCCGAGGCCATTTTTCGCACCTGGGCGCAGCAGTTTCCTGAAATCCGTTTCATCTTCAGCGGCAGTCACAGGCAAATGATGATGTCTATGTTCGCTGAAAAAAACCGCCCCTTCTACCGGAGCGCACAACTCAAAGAACTTCAGCCTATTGCATTGGATGAATACCGCCCGTTTATTAGCAAGCATTTCAAGGCTGCCAAAAAGAACATTGACCGCGATGTGGTGGACGAAATCTACCGATGGAGCCGCGGACAAACCTATTGCGTGCAACTGCTGTGCAACAGGCTGTACGGCTCTTTTGCGCACGCCGATTTGCAGGCCCTGAACCGCGTAAAACAAGAAGTTTTGCAGCAGGAAAACAATGTGTTTATCAACTATTTTAATCTCTTCACCACCACACAATGGAACGTGTTGAGGGCCATCGCCAAGGAGGAGCCTCTGGTCAACCCGCTGTCAAAAGAAGTGCTGATGCGCCACCAACTGGGAGCAGCCAGCACCGTGGCCAGCGCCTTGAAGCAGCTGCAGCACAAGGAATTTGTGGTGCAATTGGGTGATGAGTATCTTGTTCACGACGTGGTGTTTGCGCGTTGGCTGCGGCACAGAGACTGA
- a CDS encoding SDR family oxidoreductase, with amino-acid sequence MKILLTGATGYIGKSLLPVLLKNKHHVVCMVRDANRFDASAYRAMGSVEVVEADLLNPDSLGNIPADCDAAYYLIHSMSSASGDFEELEQQTAKHFVNRVNETRIRQVIYLSGIVNDQTLSRHLRSRKRVEDLLGAGRFQLTTLRAGIILGSGSASFEIMRDLVEKLPIMVAPKWLATRTQPIAIRNVIQFLSGVLGKEDTFGKSFDIAGPEVLTYKEMLLRFAAVRNLKRTIITVPVMTPKLSSYWLYFVTSTSYPLARHLVQSMSVEVVGEPNDLAEKLDIRLLPYDEAIRRAFDKIQNEAVDASWKDAQSSDVLQKGLARLMQVPTYGCFTDHRTVQVQDPERSLQRIWAIGGDTGWYYANWLWKLRGLLDQLHGGVGLRRGRKNPTKIAAGEALDFWRVLYANRDEKRLLLYAEMKLPGEAWLEFKLIDNTLHQCATFRPLGVWGRLYWLAVWPFHSFIFGGMIRKISE; translated from the coding sequence ATGAAAATACTCCTCACCGGCGCCACCGGCTACATCGGAAAAAGCCTGCTGCCCGTGCTGCTCAAAAACAAGCATCACGTAGTATGCATGGTGCGTGATGCCAATCGTTTTGATGCTTCGGCTTACCGGGCCATGGGGTCTGTTGAAGTGGTGGAAGCCGACCTGCTGAATCCCGACTCCCTGGGCAATATACCGGCGGATTGCGACGCCGCGTACTACCTCATCCACTCCATGTCCTCAGCCTCGGGCGATTTTGAAGAGTTGGAGCAACAAACCGCAAAGCATTTTGTAAACCGCGTCAATGAAACCCGGATACGTCAGGTGATTTACCTAAGCGGAATCGTGAACGATCAAACACTCTCGCGGCATCTTCGGTCACGCAAAAGAGTGGAAGACCTGCTTGGCGCTGGTCGGTTTCAACTTACCACCCTTCGTGCCGGCATTATACTTGGTTCGGGCAGTGCCTCCTTTGAAATTATGCGCGATCTGGTTGAAAAGCTGCCCATCATGGTGGCTCCCAAATGGCTCGCCACACGCACGCAACCCATTGCTATCCGGAATGTGATTCAATTCCTTAGTGGTGTGCTGGGAAAGGAAGATACCTTTGGAAAATCGTTCGACATTGCCGGACCCGAAGTGCTGACCTACAAAGAAATGCTTCTTCGCTTTGCTGCTGTTCGCAATCTGAAGCGAACCATCATCACGGTACCCGTCATGACCCCGAAACTTTCGTCGTACTGGCTGTACTTTGTAACCTCAACCTCTTACCCGCTGGCCCGGCATCTGGTACAAAGCATGAGTGTAGAGGTAGTGGGCGAACCCAATGACCTCGCTGAAAAACTGGATATCCGGCTGTTGCCTTATGATGAGGCCATCCGACGGGCTTTCGATAAAATTCAAAACGAGGCAGTAGATGCAAGCTGGAAAGATGCCCAATCGAGCGATGTGCTGCAAAAAGGACTGGCCAGACTGATGCAGGTGCCCACCTATGGTTGCTTCACCGACCACCGCACCGTACAGGTTCAGGATCCCGAACGATCACTGCAACGCATTTGGGCCATTGGTGGCGACACAGGTTGGTACTACGCCAACTGGCTGTGGAAATTACGCGGACTGCTCGACCAGTTGCACGGAGGTGTGGGTTTGCGCCGCGGACGAAAAAACCCAACTAAAATTGCTGCCGGTGAAGCCCTCGACTTCTGGCGCGTGCTCTATGCCAATCGCGACGAAAAGAGACTCCTGCTATACGCTGAAATGAAACTTCCCGGTGAAGCATGGCTCGAATTCAAACTAATTGACAACACCCTGCACCAATGTGCCACTTTCAGACCTTTGGGCGTTTGGGGACGGCTCTATTGGTTGGCCGTGTGGCCTTTTCACTCCTTTATCTTTGGGGGTATGATTCGGAAAATCAGCGAATAA
- a CDS encoding DEAD/DEAH box helicase → MTFDSLNLHPALLRAVAEEGYTTPTPIQQQAIPVVMSGHDLLGCAQTGTGKTAAFAIPILHQLMERRNPQQGGRRPIRALIATPTRELAIQIGESFANYGRYTGLRHTVIFGGVTQGSQTRALQQGVDILVVTTGRLLDLQQQGFIRLNDLEIFVLDEADRMLDMGFINDVRKILKIIPQKRQTLLFSATMPDDIVKLSQSMLHQPKRVDITPQGTTAETIHQQLYYVERQDKNDLLVHLINEEKMDTVLVFTRTKHGADKVVRMLNKKNITAEAIHGNKSQNNRQRALSNFKDGKTRVLVATDIAARGIDVEGLTYVVNYEIPNISETYVHRIGRSGRAGSAGRSFALCMPEEVKDWRSIEKLIGLKVPVVTDHPYPCENPGVYREAPKAEQTGGRRNHQRPAASHSSATPRPKRFSRSFGSGRR, encoded by the coding sequence ATGACATTTGATTCATTGAACCTTCACCCTGCCCTGCTGCGTGCAGTGGCGGAAGAAGGCTACACCACACCTACACCTATTCAGCAACAAGCCATACCGGTAGTAATGTCGGGCCACGATTTACTGGGCTGTGCCCAAACCGGAACCGGCAAAACCGCTGCCTTCGCCATACCCATTCTACACCAATTGATGGAGCGACGCAATCCCCAACAGGGTGGTCGCCGGCCGATACGCGCCCTCATTGCCACGCCCACCCGCGAGCTGGCCATTCAGATTGGCGAAAGTTTTGCGAACTACGGCCGCTATACGGGCTTGCGTCACACTGTGATTTTTGGCGGTGTAACGCAAGGCTCTCAAACCCGCGCCCTGCAACAAGGCGTGGATATCCTGGTGGTGACCACAGGCCGTTTGCTCGACCTTCAACAGCAAGGATTTATTCGCCTGAATGACCTGGAAATTTTTGTGCTCGACGAGGCCGACCGCATGCTCGACATGGGCTTCATCAACGACGTGCGAAAGATTCTGAAAATCATTCCTCAAAAACGACAAACGCTGTTGTTCTCGGCCACCATGCCGGATGATATCGTGAAACTTTCCCAGAGCATGTTGCACCAGCCAAAACGTGTGGACATCACCCCGCAGGGTACCACCGCCGAAACCATCCACCAGCAACTTTACTACGTGGAACGGCAAGATAAAAACGATCTGCTTGTGCACCTCATTAACGAGGAAAAAATGGACACCGTGCTCGTTTTTACCCGCACAAAGCACGGCGCCGACAAGGTGGTGCGTATGCTGAACAAGAAGAACATCACAGCCGAAGCCATTCACGGCAACAAATCGCAAAACAACCGACAGCGGGCGCTGAGCAATTTTAAAGACGGTAAAACGCGTGTGCTGGTTGCTACCGATATCGCCGCAAGAGGGATTGATGTGGAAGGACTCACCTATGTGGTGAACTACGAAATTCCCAATATCAGCGAAACATATGTGCACCGGATCGGTCGCTCGGGAAGAGCTGGTTCTGCCGGACGTTCTTTTGCGCTTTGTATGCCCGAAGAGGTGAAAGACTGGAGAAGCATTGAGAAACTTATCGGACTTAAAGTGCCCGTGGTTACCGACCACCCCTATCCCTGTGAGAATCCAGGCGTATATCGCGAAGCCCCAAAAGCGGAGCAAACAGGCGGCCGGCGCAATCACCAAAGGCCGGCAGCATCTCATTCCTCGGCAACTCCACGACCTAAGCGTTTCAGTAGGTCTTTCGGCTCGGGCAGGAGATAA